In a genomic window of Roseomonas aeriglobus:
- a CDS encoding acyltransferase, with amino-acid sequence MGDTTDARRGDGFSTKSGQDMERGDQKSGQGAFAVMDAMRCVLAVVVAFAHAWYLLIEDYCGQASVAASAGYFLAGYAHASVILFFVLSGFWIARSIDRRIGDWHWSSYLIDRLARLLVVLVPALVIGGALDAVGLYALESSTHLGTTETYVLRKDVVGALEWHVLLGNILFLQGIVVAPFGTNGPLWSLAYEFWFYIWFPAIVVSWRQRRPSIFLIFIGLAWITPFMLIGFACWLCGAALHGMTKTHLTNFPRSPIGRTWLIIASSILPAILIVVRVVGLEGLELALAGAFALFLYILLRANPPTPRWLRPFAGYGAKASFSLYAMHFPIMAFAAALLVGSERLPPTAGNIALVGATLALAVFACGLFATLTERHTARVRTFFYAKLLTVQKACAGRLVS; translated from the coding sequence ATGGGGGATACAACGGATGCGCGCCGCGGAGACGGCTTTTCGACCAAATCTGGGCAAGACATGGAGCGCGGCGACCAGAAGTCGGGTCAGGGCGCTTTTGCGGTTATGGATGCCATGCGCTGTGTCCTGGCAGTCGTAGTCGCGTTCGCACATGCTTGGTATCTCCTCATCGAAGATTATTGCGGGCAAGCCTCGGTCGCGGCTTCGGCCGGCTATTTTTTGGCTGGTTATGCGCATGCAAGCGTCATTCTTTTCTTCGTGCTCAGCGGCTTCTGGATCGCGCGCAGTATCGACAGACGGATCGGGGATTGGCATTGGTCAAGCTACCTGATCGACCGCCTTGCGCGATTGCTGGTCGTGCTAGTGCCGGCATTGGTGATCGGTGGAGCGCTCGACGCGGTGGGCCTCTACGCCCTCGAGTCATCGACCCATCTCGGCACGACCGAGACTTACGTGCTGCGCAAGGATGTCGTCGGCGCGCTCGAGTGGCATGTGCTGCTAGGCAACATTCTCTTCTTGCAGGGCATCGTGGTTGCGCCGTTCGGCACTAACGGACCACTTTGGAGCCTCGCTTATGAATTCTGGTTTTACATCTGGTTTCCGGCCATTGTCGTCAGTTGGAGGCAACGTCGCCCGTCAATCTTCTTAATTTTTATCGGTCTGGCCTGGATTACGCCATTCATGCTGATCGGCTTTGCTTGTTGGCTTTGTGGTGCTGCGCTTCATGGTATGACCAAAACGCATCTGACGAATTTTCCCCGATCACCGATTGGCCGCACCTGGCTGATCATTGCGAGCAGCATATTACCGGCAATACTTATCGTTGTGCGGGTTGTCGGACTGGAGGGCCTTGAACTGGCACTGGCGGGCGCATTCGCACTTTTTCTATATATATTGCTACGAGCGAATCCGCCAACGCCGCGCTGGTTGCGACCGTTCGCCGGTTATGGAGCAAAAGCCAGCTTTTCACTCTATGCCATGCACTTTCCAATCATGGCATTCGCCGCAGCGTTGTTAGTGGGCTCTGAGCGCTTACCACCAACGGCGGGCAACATCGCACTTGTTGGCGCTACGCTCGCACTTGCAGTTTTTGCCTGTGGTCTGTTTGCGACTCTCACCGAACGGCACACCGCGCGGGTACGCACCTTCTTCTACGCCAAGCTGTTGACCGTCCAGAAAGCGTGCGCGGGCCGTTTGGTATCCTAG
- a CDS encoding AAA family ATPase — MGKDGRDQERFTSRDMIAVEARLERSAGALAARDGHGIADRQRDAAIGAAQGRGLVLSAEQRDALDHITGRKGLASVVGYAGSGKSAMLGVAREAWERQGYQVRGAALSGIAAENLEGGSGIQSRTLASLEHAWGQGREQLGPRDVLVVDEAGMIGSRQMERVLSQARDAGAKVVMIGDPEQLQAIEAGAAFRSVTERHGAAEITEIRRQREDWQRDATRALATGRTGEAIHAYDGKGMVHAADTREQARGELVDGWDRQRQAEPGKSRIILTHTNAEVRELNEEARGRLRATGDLGDDVTFSADRGTRAFARGDRLMFLRNERSLGVKNGTLGTIEQVSAEGMKVRLDSGARVAFDAKDYAAVDHGYAATFHKAQGVTVDHAHVLATPGMDRHSAYVGMSRHRDDVQLHYGRDDFADQRQLVRAMSRDRGKDMAGDYARPEQDQARAFADRREIRFPELARQVAEKVRDKARGMFAGFRPKPTSEKTTSPERIAADRPLAPSQARAIERYGRAAADIGRMREKGLPVLAHQEQALAKAGDALDQVRPNGARDLASAIERDPQLARAAAEGNTGGAAKAMEVERQVRIDPEKRAGRFVEQWQDMKAARASMERAGDRAGAEKLGKRMESIAGGLHRDPQLESALKRHAPELALNMERGRSIGQELAQSVGQGRDRDRGMSR, encoded by the coding sequence TTGGGGAAGGACGGACGCGACCAGGAGCGGTTCACGTCGCGCGACATGATCGCGGTGGAGGCCCGGCTCGAGCGCAGCGCCGGCGCGCTGGCGGCGCGCGACGGTCACGGCATCGCCGATCGCCAGCGTGACGCCGCGATCGGCGCGGCCCAGGGCAGGGGGCTCGTCTTGTCGGCCGAGCAGCGCGACGCCCTCGACCATATCACCGGCCGCAAGGGGCTGGCGTCGGTCGTCGGCTACGCCGGCAGCGGCAAATCCGCGATGTTGGGCGTCGCGCGCGAGGCTTGGGAGCGGCAGGGCTACCAGGTGCGCGGTGCGGCCTTGTCGGGGATCGCGGCCGAGAACCTTGAGGGCGGGTCCGGCATCCAGTCCCGCACCCTCGCCAGCCTTGAGCACGCATGGGGGCAGGGGCGCGAGCAGCTAGGCCCGCGTGACGTGCTGGTGGTGGACGAGGCGGGCATGATCGGCTCGCGCCAGATGGAGCGGGTGTTGAGCCAGGCGCGTGACGCCGGGGCCAAGGTCGTGATGATCGGCGACCCCGAGCAGTTACAGGCGATCGAGGCGGGCGCGGCGTTCCGCAGCGTCACCGAGCGGCACGGCGCGGCCGAGATCACCGAGATTCGCCGGCAGCGCGAGGATTGGCAGCGCGACGCCACCCGCGCGCTGGCGACCGGGCGCACCGGCGAGGCGATCCACGCCTATGACGGCAAGGGCATGGTCCACGCGGCCGACACGCGCGAGCAGGCGCGGGGCGAGCTGGTCGATGGCTGGGATCGGCAGCGCCAGGCCGAACCGGGCAAATCCCGCATCATCCTCACCCACACCAACGCCGAGGTCCGCGAGCTGAACGAGGAAGCGCGCGGCCGACTTCGCGCGACCGGCGACCTTGGCGACGACGTGACGTTCAGCGCCGACCGGGGGACGCGCGCGTTCGCGCGCGGCGACCGCCTGATGTTCCTGCGGAACGAGCGGTCGCTAGGGGTGAAGAACGGCACGCTTGGCACGATCGAGCAGGTATCGGCCGAGGGGATGAAGGTTCGGCTCGACAGCGGCGCGCGGGTCGCGTTCGACGCAAAGGACTATGCCGCGGTCGATCACGGCTACGCCGCCACTTTCCATAAGGCGCAGGGCGTGACCGTCGATCACGCCCACGTCCTCGCCACCCCCGGCATGGACCGCCACAGCGCCTATGTCGGCATGTCGCGGCATCGTGATGACGTGCAGCTCCATTACGGGCGCGACGACTTCGCCGACCAGCGCCAGCTCGTCCGCGCCATGTCGCGCGACCGGGGCAAGGACATGGCCGGCGACTATGCGCGGCCCGAGCAGGACCAGGCCCGTGCGTTCGCCGATCGGCGCGAGATCCGGTTCCCGGAACTCGCGCGTCAGGTGGCGGAGAAGGTGCGCGACAAGGCCAGGGGCATGTTCGCCGGGTTCCGGCCGAAACCGACGTCGGAAAAAACGACGTCGCCGGAGCGCATCGCGGCCGATCGGCCGCTGGCGCCCTCGCAGGCCCGTGCGATCGAACGCTATGGGCGCGCCGCGGCCGATATAGGCCGGATGCGGGAGAAGGGGTTGCCGGTGCTGGCGCACCAGGAACAGGCGCTGGCGAAGGCGGGCGACGCGCTCGACCAGGTGCGACCGAATGGCGCGCGCGACCTCGCCAGCGCGATCGAGCGCGACCCCCAGCTCGCACGCGCCGCGGCCGAAGGGAACACGGGCGGCGCGGCGAAGGCGATGGAGGTAGAGCGCCAGGTCCGTATCGACCCGGAGAAGCGTGCGGGGCGCTTCGTGGAGCAGTGGCAGGACATGAAGGCGGCGCGGGCCAGTATGGAGCGCGCCGGCGACCGCGCGGGCGCGGAGAAGCTCGGCAAGCGCATGGAGAGCATCGCGGGCGGGTTGCATCGCGACCCGCAGCTCGAATCCGCCTTGAAGCGGCACGCGCCCGAGCTGGCGTTGAACATGGAGCGGGGCCGGTCGATCGGGCAGGAGCTGGCGCAGTCGGTCGGACAAGGCCGCGACCGCGATCGTGGCATGAGCCGGTAA
- a CDS encoding Tn3 family transposase: MPRRVTLTDRQREALLHLPVDQGELLRHYTLSDEDLGHIRQRRRAHNRFGFALQLCVLRYPGRVLAPGELIPAQVSDFIAAQLGLTSDDLLLYAAREETRHEHLADLRRIYGYRSFSGRGARDLREWIAREAEAATSNEDLARRFVAECRRTRTILPGSSTIERLCADALVEAERRIEDLIAHRITPTLSENLAHLLEDTVDGRVTRFVWLRQFEVGANSAAANRLMDRLEYLQRFDLPADLLDGVPAHRVTRLRRQGERYYADGMRDLPEDRRLAILAVCTLEWRSSLADVIVETHDRIVGRLYRASERLCNTRIADAKAAVRDTLKSFAEIGGALLGAQDDGTALDGIIATGPGWERFRTLVATASALTNVLAADPLSRVLDGYHRFRLYAPRMLRLLDMQAAPIATPLLAAVAMLRNGIKVDPPVDFLRPNLKWHRHLRAEPSGDHRLWEIAVLFHIRDAFRSGDIWLAGSRRYGDLKQLLVPPQAIEQTARLAVPLRPGEWLAERRARLDTRLKEFGRAARTGTIPGGIIENGKLHIDKLRADTPEGAEDLVLDLYQQLPPARITDLLLEVDERTGFSEAFTHLRTGAPCSDRIGLMNVLLAEGVNLGLRKMAAATNTHSFWELLRIARWHVEGSAYDRALAMIVEAHAALPMAAFWGQGQSASSDGQFFLATEQGEAMNLINAKYGNVPGLKGYSHVSDQYAPFATQVIPATVSEAPYILDGLLMNDAGRRVRQHFADTGGFTDHVFAACALLGYRFAPRIRDLPQKRLYAFTPNATPANVRALVGGKINEPLIERNWPDILRIMATIAAGIVAPSQILRKLASYPRQNELALALREVGRIERTLFMIDWILDAGLQRQAQIGLNKGEAHHALKRAISFHRRGEIRDRSGEGQHYRIAGMNLLAAIIIFWNTMKLGEVVNTRAASGTHIAPDLLAHVSPLGWEHINLTGEYRWPKSLGSGPIDVGGAI, encoded by the coding sequence ATGCCGCGTCGCGTGACCCTGACCGATCGACAGCGCGAGGCGCTGCTTCACTTGCCGGTCGATCAAGGTGAGCTGCTGCGGCACTATACCCTCAGCGATGAGGATCTCGGGCATATCCGCCAGCGCCGGCGCGCCCACAATCGTTTTGGCTTCGCGCTGCAACTGTGCGTCCTGCGCTACCCGGGCCGGGTGCTCGCTCCTGGCGAGTTGATCCCGGCGCAGGTATCGGATTTCATCGCGGCCCAGCTCGGCCTGACCAGCGACGATCTACTCCTCTATGCCGCGCGCGAGGAGACCCGGCACGAGCATCTGGCGGACCTTCGCCGAATCTACGGCTATCGCTCCTTTTCGGGGCGGGGCGCACGGGATTTGCGCGAATGGATCGCTCGGGAAGCCGAGGCGGCGACATCGAATGAGGATCTTGCCCGTCGCTTCGTTGCGGAGTGTCGCCGCACCCGCACGATCCTTCCCGGCTCCTCGACGATCGAGCGCCTTTGCGCCGATGCGCTGGTTGAGGCCGAGCGCCGGATCGAGGATCTTATCGCCCATCGCATCACGCCAACCCTGAGCGAGAATTTGGCTCACCTGTTGGAGGATACGGTGGATGGTCGCGTCACGCGCTTCGTATGGCTGCGACAGTTCGAGGTTGGCGCAAATTCAGCAGCCGCTAACCGGCTGATGGATCGACTGGAATATCTTCAAAGGTTCGATCTTCCGGCGGATTTGCTGGACGGCGTGCCGGCGCATCGTGTGACCCGGCTTCGCCGGCAGGGCGAGCGCTATTACGCCGACGGCATGCGTGATCTGCCCGAAGACAGGCGGCTTGCGATCCTCGCTGTCTGCACCCTGGAATGGCGGTCATCGCTGGCCGATGTCATCGTGGAGACCCACGATCGCATCGTAGGCCGTCTCTATCGGGCCTCCGAACGCCTTTGCAACACCAGGATCGCCGACGCAAAGGCGGCCGTTCGGGACACGCTGAAGTCCTTTGCCGAAATCGGTGGTGCTTTGCTTGGAGCGCAGGACGATGGCACGGCCCTGGACGGGATAATCGCCACCGGGCCTGGCTGGGAACGGTTCAGAACCCTTGTCGCCACGGCCTCCGCGCTGACCAACGTGCTCGCGGCCGACCCGCTCAGCCGTGTGCTGGACGGCTATCACCGTTTCCGCCTCTACGCGCCCAGGATGCTGCGCCTGCTCGACATGCAGGCGGCGCCGATCGCCACGCCTCTTCTGGCGGCCGTTGCGATGCTGCGTAACGGGATCAAGGTCGATCCGCCGGTGGATTTTCTACGTCCCAACTTGAAATGGCATCGTCATCTTCGCGCTGAGCCCAGCGGCGACCACCGGCTTTGGGAAATCGCGGTGCTGTTCCACATCCGCGACGCCTTCCGGTCCGGTGACATATGGTTGGCGGGATCGCGCCGCTATGGCGACCTCAAGCAGCTTCTGGTCCCGCCACAGGCGATAGAGCAGACCGCGCGGCTCGCCGTGCCGCTGCGACCCGGCGAATGGCTGGCCGAGCGCAGGGCTCGACTGGATACACGGCTGAAGGAGTTTGGCCGCGCGGCGCGAACCGGCACGATCCCAGGCGGCATCATCGAGAACGGCAAGCTGCACATCGACAAGCTGAGGGCCGACACGCCCGAAGGGGCCGAGGATCTCGTGCTCGATCTCTATCAACAGCTCCCGCCCGCGAGGATCACCGATCTGTTGCTGGAAGTCGATGAGCGAACCGGATTTTCCGAGGCGTTCACGCATCTGCGCACCGGCGCGCCCTGCAGCGACCGGATCGGCCTGATGAACGTGTTGCTGGCGGAAGGCGTCAATCTCGGTTTGCGCAAGATGGCGGCGGCGACCAACACGCACAGCTTCTGGGAATTGCTGCGGATCGCGCGCTGGCATGTCGAAGGCAGCGCCTATGATCGGGCGCTCGCCATGATCGTGGAGGCCCACGCCGCCCTGCCCATGGCCGCCTTCTGGGGACAAGGGCAATCGGCATCCAGCGACGGGCAGTTCTTCCTTGCTACCGAGCAGGGCGAGGCGATGAATCTGATCAACGCGAAATATGGCAACGTCCCGGGCCTCAAGGGATACAGCCATGTGTCCGATCAATATGCGCCGTTCGCAACCCAGGTGATCCCGGCAACGGTCAGCGAGGCTCCCTATATCCTGGACGGGCTGCTCATGAATGACGCGGGCCGCCGCGTTCGCCAGCATTTTGCCGACACGGGCGGCTTCACCGATCATGTGTTCGCCGCCTGCGCCTTGCTCGGCTACAGGTTCGCCCCCCGTATCCGCGATCTCCCTCAGAAAAGACTCTATGCCTTCACGCCCAACGCGACGCCGGCCAATGTGCGAGCGCTGGTCGGAGGTAAGATCAATGAACCGCTCATCGAGCGCAACTGGCCCGACATCCTGCGCATCATGGCGACGATCGCAGCGGGGATCGTCGCCCCCAGCCAGATTCTTCGCAAGCTCGCCTCTTACCCGCGCCAGAATGAGCTGGCCCTCGCATTGCGAGAGGTGGGCCGCATCGAGCGAACCCTGTTCATGATCGACTGGATTCTTGATGCCGGCCTCCAGCGCCAGGCTCAGATCGGCCTCAACAAGGGTGAGGCCCACCACGCCCTAAAGCGCGCCATCAGCTTCCACCGCCGAGGTGAAATCCGGGATCGATCCGGCGAAGGCCAGCACTATCGCATCGCCGGAATGAACCTGCTCGCCGCCATCATCATATTCTGGAACACCATGAAGCTCGGCGAGGTCGTCAATACCCGGGCCGCCAGCGGTACCCATATCGCGCCTGATCTACTCGCCCACGTCTCGCCGTTGGGATGGGAACACATCAATCTAACCGGGGAATATCGCTGGCCCAAATCCCTAGGGTCAGGACCCATTGATGTGGGAGGCGCGATCTGA
- a CDS encoding flagellar hook-basal body complex protein FliE translates to MNTALGTVDSPNSVSGVSGAAGVSQPGHAEPGGFASTFQTQLQKINAINARAGALTVAYERGEETDIAKVMLARQESSIAFEATLQVRNKVLSAYKDIMSMPV, encoded by the coding sequence ATGAACACCGCGCTGGGAACGGTGGATAGCCCAAATTCCGTCTCAGGGGTGAGCGGAGCGGCGGGCGTGTCGCAGCCAGGACACGCGGAGCCAGGCGGCTTCGCCTCTACTTTTCAGACGCAGCTTCAAAAAATTAACGCGATCAATGCGCGCGCTGGTGCTTTGACGGTCGCCTACGAACGAGGAGAGGAAACCGACATTGCGAAGGTCATGCTAGCGCGGCAGGAGTCCTCAATCGCCTTCGAGGCGACGTTACAAGTTCGCAATAAAGTGCTTTCGGCCTACAAGGACATCATGAGTATGCCGGTCTAG
- a CDS encoding type II restriction endonuclease, with amino-acid sequence MAAQLDQITTKEDHDGLVRRLITRWRDDPGATYRSWFLWDERLKNFRSIRRGITQVVGEIERGSFGVAYRGSSLETVVHSVAEQRQIFKGADHAFLWKPKLRIPDIYESPENQRAFGRLLDACSCCDTAEEIIGHIHAIDRLKIKGLGPAVANLLYFLHPTLVPPFNTAIVKGYNALTGANVKLGSWEHFLAMRTGILDLNDRFRDLLSNDLGAIGGLLFDIGSDRYPAPPLDVSGAALASWGQRLEAAREEARTLSKAAQREGENERTHTEIQAWLRDLGLALGYDVWIAANDRSRAFNGSPLGAGCLERLPETIARSKGADSIRLIDVLWLEKAGDHVAAAFEVEHSTSIYSGIVRMLDLALSGSDLHATAGLFLVAPDAREADVRAQLQRPAFSRVADLDISYLPYGELERNREAIARFGSGLKAIKAVSSKLA; translated from the coding sequence ATGGCCGCGCAACTTGATCAAATAACTACCAAAGAGGATCACGACGGCCTTGTGCGTCGGCTCATTACCCGTTGGCGTGACGATCCGGGCGCGACCTATCGAAGCTGGTTCCTGTGGGACGAGCGGCTGAAGAATTTTCGTTCGATCCGGCGCGGTATCACCCAGGTCGTCGGCGAGATCGAGCGCGGTTCGTTTGGCGTCGCCTATCGCGGATCGTCGCTCGAAACCGTCGTCCATTCCGTTGCCGAACAGCGCCAAATCTTCAAAGGTGCGGACCATGCGTTCCTCTGGAAACCGAAGCTGCGCATCCCCGACATATACGAGAGCCCCGAGAACCAGCGCGCGTTCGGCCGCCTGCTAGACGCCTGTTCGTGTTGCGACACGGCCGAGGAGATCATCGGCCATATCCACGCGATCGACCGCCTGAAGATCAAGGGGCTTGGGCCTGCTGTCGCCAACCTCCTCTACTTCCTTCACCCGACGCTGGTGCCGCCCTTCAACACCGCGATCGTCAAGGGTTACAACGCGCTGACGGGGGCGAACGTGAAGCTTGGGAGCTGGGAGCATTTCCTAGCGATGCGAACCGGCATCCTCGACCTCAACGACCGCTTCCGCGACCTTTTATCGAACGACTTGGGCGCGATCGGCGGCTTGCTGTTCGACATCGGCTCCGATCGCTACCCGGCCCCGCCGCTCGACGTGAGCGGCGCGGCTCTGGCGAGCTGGGGGCAGCGGCTCGAGGCGGCGCGCGAAGAGGCGCGCACGCTTAGCAAGGCCGCGCAGCGTGAAGGCGAGAACGAGCGCACCCATACCGAAATTCAGGCATGGCTTCGCGATCTAGGCTTGGCACTCGGCTATGACGTATGGATCGCCGCAAACGATCGCAGCCGAGCCTTCAACGGATCGCCCTTGGGCGCAGGGTGCCTTGAGCGCTTGCCCGAGACGATCGCGAGGTCGAAGGGCGCTGATTCCATCCGGCTGATCGACGTGCTGTGGCTTGAAAAGGCCGGCGATCACGTCGCCGCAGCGTTCGAGGTGGAGCATTCGACGTCGATCTATTCGGGCATCGTCAGGATGCTCGACCTGGCCTTGAGCGGTAGCGACCTTCACGCGACCGCGGGACTGTTCCTCGTCGCGCCCGACGCGCGCGAGGCGGACGTTCGTGCGCAATTGCAGCGGCCCGCGTTCAGCCGCGTCGCCGACCTCGACATATCCTACCTCCCTTACGGCGAGCTGGAGAGGAACCGCGAGGCCATCGCGCGGTTCGGATCGGGGCTGAAGGCGATCAAGGCCGTATCCAGCAAGCTCGCCTGA
- a CDS encoding 50S ribosome-binding GTPase, with amino-acid sequence MPKAHPWIGNPVLRIAGTTRDRIEAPVERGGLAWVFTDTAGRTDTSDPIEAIGVERARESMAAADLVLWLGDDPPPASGMIAVHARADDPDRTHVPKTFTRQSLPAIR; translated from the coding sequence CTGCCGAAAGCACATCCCTGGATCGGTAATCCGGTGCTGCGAATTGCCGGCACGACGCGCGATCGGATCGAGGCGCCGGTCGAGCGGGGCGGGCTGGCATGGGTCTTCACAGACACCGCGGGGCGCACCGACACGAGCGATCCGATTGAAGCCATCGGGGTGGAGCGTGCGCGCGAGAGCATGGCAGCCGCCGACCTGGTGCTATGGCTGGGGGATGATCCGCCCCCAGCTTCCGGCATGATCGCCGTCCATGCACGGGCGGACGACCCGGACCGCACGCACGTGCCAAAAACGTTCACGCGACAGTCTCTGCCGGCAATCCGTTAG
- a CDS encoding IS5 family transposase (programmed frameshift), translated as MSDLYWLTDEQMARLQPFFPKSHGKPRVDDRRVLSGIIFVNRNGLRWCDAPKDYGPHKTLYNRWKRWSERGIFLRMMEGLAAAEAVPKTVMIDATYLKAHRTASSLRGKKGDLGRLIGRTKGGMNTKLHAVSDADGRPLSFFMTAGQVSDYTGAAALLDDLPKAQWLLGDRGYDADWFRDALEAKGIQPCIPGRRSRNEPVRYDKRRYRRRSRIEIMFGRLKDWRRVATRYDRCPTVFFSAVALAATVIFWL; from the exons ATGAGCGACCTGTACTGGCTGACGGATGAGCAGATGGCGCGTCTGCAACCGTTCTTTCCCAAGAGCCATGGCAAGCCTCGGGTCGATGATCGGCGGGTGCTCAGCGGCATCATTTTCGTCAATCGCAACGGGCTACGCTGGTGTGATGCACCGAAGGACTATGGGCCGCACAAGACGCTCTACAATCGCTGGAAGCGGTGGAGCGAGAGGGGTATTTTCCTGCGAATGATGGAAGGTCTCGCGGCAGCGGAGGCCGTGCCGAAGACCGTCATGATCGACGCGACCTACCTGAAGGCACACCGCACGGCATCGAGTCTGCGGG GTAAAAAAGGGGATCTCGGCCGTCTGATCGGCCGCACGAAAGGCGGCATGAACACCAAACTGCACGCCGTCAGCGATGCGGACGGGCGGCCCTTGAGCTTCTTCATGACCGCCGGGCAGGTCAGCGACTACACCGGCGCGGCAGCCTTGCTCGACGATCTGCCGAAAGCACAGTGGCTGCTTGGCGACCGTGGTTATGATGCCGATTGGTTCAGAGACGCCCTGGAAGCCAAAGGCATCCAGCCCTGCATCCCGGGCCGCAGATCGCGCAACGAGCCGGTCAGATACGACAAGCGCCGCTACCGGCGCCGCAGCCGCATCGAGATCATGTTCGGCCGTCTGAAGGATTGGCGCCGCGTCGCAACTCGCTACGACCGCTGCCCAACCGTCTTCTTCTCTGCCGTCGCCCTCGCGGCCACCGTCATCTTCTGGCTATGA
- a CDS encoding nuclear transport factor 2 family protein, translating to MSTCVKMIIAVSIALPAAAWAQSDARTTDTRAVAAALSQYKDAIEKLDAAGTEQLFTTDARVFETGASEGSYATYLAHHLGPELKQFKSFRFSDYKVDVRFEGSVALATETYRYRIEPKTGEAVERLGVATSVLKKMNGRWKIVSMHNSARKLKGT from the coding sequence ATGAGCACCTGCGTGAAGATGATTATAGCGGTGTCGATCGCTCTTCCTGCCGCAGCGTGGGCGCAGTCAGACGCCCGCACCACTGACACACGTGCCGTGGCGGCGGCGCTGTCACAGTATAAGGACGCGATCGAAAAGCTTGACGCTGCTGGAACCGAGCAACTGTTCACGACCGACGCGCGGGTTTTCGAGACAGGAGCATCTGAGGGCAGCTACGCCACCTACCTGGCTCATCATCTCGGTCCCGAGCTGAAGCAGTTCAAATCGTTCCGCTTCTCCGACTACAAGGTTGACGTCCGCTTCGAAGGGTCGGTTGCCCTTGCGACCGAGACCTACCGTTACCGGATCGAGCCAAAAACCGGTGAGGCCGTCGAACGACTCGGCGTCGCCACAAGCGTGCTTAAGAAGATGAACGGACGATGGAAGATCGTGTCCATGCACAACAGCGCTCGGAAACTGAAGGGCACCTAA
- a CDS encoding DUF4396 domain-containing protein: protein MTMPSPAPWLDAVLIGWFVLTAISVAYVAWDAFTRNPELRVMKWGWLLVTLYGGPIMAAAYVLSCQEPANERHEDFVRPLWKQAFGSAIHCMAGDATGVIAAAAITTALGLPMWQDVIAEYVFGFAFGLLIFQALFMRDMAGGSYWGALRMSFIPEWLSMNAVMAGMIPTMVVLMSRDMAAMHANSLRFWGVMSLATLVGFAVAYPINLWLVGVRLKHGMGTVRVLGHGGHEVAADRQSATPMPDMKHDAMAGMSGMGTGPRVTGPQIVAMTALTLLMLGAGIIVATLFGRWAM, encoded by the coding sequence ATGACGATGCCTTCCCCGGCCCCCTGGCTCGACGCCGTGTTGATCGGATGGTTCGTGCTGACCGCGATATCGGTCGCTTACGTCGCGTGGGATGCCTTCACCCGCAACCCCGAGTTGCGGGTGATGAAATGGGGGTGGCTGCTGGTCACGCTCTACGGCGGCCCGATCATGGCCGCGGCCTATGTCCTGTCCTGCCAGGAACCGGCGAACGAGCGGCACGAGGACTTCGTTCGGCCGCTCTGGAAGCAGGCGTTCGGGTCGGCCATTCATTGCATGGCGGGTGACGCGACCGGCGTCATCGCCGCGGCCGCGATCACCACGGCACTCGGCCTGCCGATGTGGCAGGACGTGATTGCGGAATATGTGTTCGGCTTCGCGTTCGGGCTGCTGATTTTCCAGGCGCTGTTCATGCGCGACATGGCGGGCGGTTCCTATTGGGGGGCGCTTCGCATGTCGTTCATCCCCGAATGGCTTTCGATGAATGCCGTTATGGCCGGCATGATCCCGACGATGGTGGTGTTGATGAGCCGGGACATGGCTGCGATGCACGCCAACTCGCTTCGCTTTTGGGGCGTCATGTCGCTTGCGACGCTTGTCGGCTTCGCCGTTGCCTACCCTATCAACCTTTGGCTTGTCGGCGTCCGGTTGAAGCACGGCATGGGCACGGTGCGCGTACTCGGGCATGGCGGGCACGAGGTCGCCGCGGACCGGCAATCGGCTACGCCGATGCCGGACATGAAGCACGATGCGATGGCAGGGATGAGCGGCATGGGGACGGGCCCGCGCGTGACCGGACCGCAGATCGTCGCGATGACGGCGCTGACGCTCCTAATGCTTGGCGCGGGCATCATAGTTGCAACGCTGTTCGGCCGATGGGCGATGTAG